Genomic segment of Aquarana catesbeiana isolate 2022-GZ linkage group LG02, ASM4218655v1, whole genome shotgun sequence:
ATTCACCTTGTGTGGTGGATATACATGTTCACCATAACAATGCTGACTTAAGATCAGTTCAGTTTTAATTCAAATAATCTACTTGCTTTCAATAATATTCCACCTTCCATACTTGTTATTTTGATTTGGAGAGCTTGTTAAATTAATCCACACTACTTCAGTACATTTCTGACACTAATTAATCCATCAGTGGCAGCTGTGGTCCACTGGGAAGACTCAAATTTAGTTACTGCTAAAGTTTCTATATTTAAATTGTAAGTGAGGTGATAGCTTTATGAAACCTATAAAAGCCCAGCTGAATTAAGGAAAAATAAATGCAATGAGAATTGCACTAATATCCACACAGCTTCTGTGAATAACATTTTCCAATGTACAGTGTTCAGATTGAATAGAACATTTTAGGAATTGTTGATTTTTCAAGACATAAGTCCAAGTCATGAGCTCATCTTCCAAGAATGTCTCTTTAACTGTTACCAACTTTGTTCTAGTGGGACTTATTGAGATTGAATCATTTCGATATGTATGTGCTGTTTTGGCTCTTGCATTATTTTCAGTCACATTGTTTACGAGCTCTATGATTGTCTATATAACATGGGCAGAGAAAAGCTTGCATGAACCTATGTACATCTTTATATGCATCTTAGCTATCAATGGCATGTTAGGGAACTCATCATATTATCCCAAGCTGGCTATTGACTTGTTGTCCGGATGCTCAACTATCTCTCACACAGGATGTCTCTGTCAATCTTTCTGTATACAGATTTATGCAACTAGTGAAATGTATATTTTTACCGCAATGGCCTATGATCGTTATCTGGCTGTAGGCCACCCTCTGAGATACCACACTCTGATGACCAACTTCACAACTCAAAAAATATCACTTGCCATATATGTTTATAATGGAGTGTTAGTAATTGTGAGTATACTGTTGACATTAAGACTAACTTTTTGTGGAGTAAATATCCACAATGTCTATTGTGAGATCCTGTCTCTAATACCGCTTGCTTGTAATGATATAACAATTAACACCATCTATGGAATGGTTTATACCTTGTCCTTCACAATTGTCTGCTTGCTTGTAACAATATACTGTTACATAAGAACAGTTGTCATCTGTCTGAAACTTTCTGCAGAATCCTCCCAGAAAGCTATACATACATTGATGACTCACGTATTGGCCTTCTCCATTTATTCCATCACCCTCTTGTTCATTACTATGAGGTACAAGCTAAACAGAAGTACTGTGATAACGGCATTTGATATTGTCATACCTTTGATCGGTACCAGCATAGCTATTTCTGCCAATCCTCTGATCTACGGTATGAGGACCAAAGTTCTCAGAGAAAAAATTGTATGCAACCTGCAGAAAATAATTGGCaacgcaaaataaaaaaatttaaaaagttgacATTTTTTAAGGCAGCAATCTTGTAGAGATGTGTTATTTTTCGAAATTCCTATTTGCCTTTTGGGGATTCTGTAGGTAACAGAGAGCTGTAGGCCAGTCTGTTGGAGTGTGCCTGTTAGTGTTTTATAAGCATTTGTGTGTACTGTGTCAGTTAATTGTTGCTTGAGGTTGCTCCAGCAGGGTGTGCTTGAGAAGTACCATTCTGAATTCTATGTGTATATATGGTATGTTTTGTTCATCTTTGTATTTGGATGTGAAATAGGTACAGCTCTGGGTATAAAGTAATCACACGGAGCCAATGTGTTATGAATATTTAGTTTAACGGCAATCAGCAGACTTTGGGTGTTGGTGAGCGGCTGGGAAGGTATTGAATACGTCAGATACTTCCTGGCacatggggtttatttacgaaaggcaaatccactttgcactgcaagtgcacttggaaatgcagttgctctaaatcaacggggtagatctgaaattagtggaagctctgctgattttatcatccaatcatgtgcaagctaaaatgctgttttttattttccttgcatgtccccctcggatctacagtgactgggACAaagatttggccctggacttcctcatgaccgacccactttaattttgagtgtccccaacagcgtccccattacatcagtgtccccaacagcgtctcccttacatcagagtgtccccaacagcgttccccttacatcagagtgcccccaacagcgtcccctttacatcagagtgtcttcaacagcgtcccccttacatcagagtgtccccaacagcgccccccttacatcagagtgtccccaacagcgttccccttacatcagagagtccccaacagcatcccccttacatcagagtgtccccaacagcgtcccctttacttcagagtgtccccaacagcgtcccccttacatcagagtgtcccaaacagcgccccccttacatcagagtgttcccaacagcgtcccccatacagcagagtgtccccaacagcgtcccccttacatcagagtgtgcccaacagcgtcccccttacatcagattgtccccaaaagcatcccccttacatcagagagtccccaacagcgtcccccttacatcagcgtgtccccaaaagcatcccccttacatcagagtgtccccaacagcgtcccccttacatcagagtgtccccaacagcgccccccttacatcagagtgttcccaacagcgtcccccttacatcagagtgtccccaacagcgtcccccttacatcagagtgtccccaacagtgtcccccttacatcagagtgtcccaatcagcagctcccttcacatcagagtccccatcagaagccattcacatcagagagcccccatcagcagtcccctttacatcagagtgccctccccctcccacatgtactcacagttttgaaggcagcttctcattcctctctccagtcatgtgataacaagtgataaggggagagaggaaggaaagtctgccattggtctatctccccctgcaggctggagggagcataacgcctaatgctctctccagcatatgatggaagctgctcatatatatatatatatatatatatatatatatatatatatatatatatatatatatatatatataattttttttttttctaacaccctagagaataaataaaatggcggttgttgcaatactttctgtcacaccgtatttgcgcagcggtcttacaagcgcactttttttggaaacaatacaccttttggagttaaaaaaataaaacaactgtaaagttagcccattttttttttaatattgtgaaagataatgttacgctgagtaaattgatacccaacatgtcacgcttcaaaattgtgcccgctcgtggaatggcgacaaacattttcccttaaaaatctccataggcgatgtttgaaaaattctacaggttgcatgtttagacttacagaggaggtctagggctagaattattgctctcgctctaccaatcactgagattcctcacatgtgtggtttgaacaccgtttttatatgcgggcactGCTcgtgcatgcgttcgcttctgcacgc
This window contains:
- the LOC141129708 gene encoding olfactory receptor 51E1-like; translation: MSSSSKNVSLTVTNFVLVGLIEIESFRYVCAVLALALFSVTLFTSSMIVYITWAEKSLHEPMYIFICILAINGMLGNSSYYPKLAIDLLSGCSTISHTGCLCQSFCIQIYATSEMYIFTAMAYDRYLAVGHPLRYHTLMTNFTTQKISLAIYVYNGVLVIVSILLTLRLTFCGVNIHNVYCEILSLIPLACNDITINTIYGMVYTLSFTIVCLLVTIYCYIRTVVICLKLSAESSQKAIHTLMTHVLAFSIYSITLLFITMRYKLNRSTVITAFDIVIPLIGTSIAISANPLIYGMRTKVLREKIVCNLQKIIGNAK